Proteins encoded together in one Anaerotignum propionicum DSM 1682 window:
- a CDS encoding electron transfer flavoprotein subunit beta/FixA family protein, with amino-acid sequence MKIVVCIKQVPDTVEVKIDPKTGTLIRDGVPSIINHDDKTGIEAALQLKEQLGGTVTVVSMGPPQADVALREALAMGCDEAYLVSAREFGGSDTYATSGILAAALKKIGYDLIITGRQAIDGDTAQVGPQIGEKLQVPQVSYVEEVQEATEEYVVVKRQFEDGYHIIKIKTPCLLTAIAELATPRYMSVKGIVEAYEKEVKTLGFEDLKAELELDMIGLKGSPTNVYQSFTKEVKGAGTILKDLSAEEAVQAIIDKLEAKFII; translated from the coding sequence ATGAAAATCGTTGTATGTATTAAACAAGTACCAGACACAGTTGAAGTTAAAATCGATCCTAAAACAGGCACCCTGATTCGTGATGGTGTACCTTCTATCATTAACCATGATGACAAAACAGGTATCGAGGCTGCTCTTCAGTTGAAAGAACAATTGGGTGGCACTGTAACAGTTGTATCCATGGGACCTCCTCAGGCAGACGTTGCTTTGAGAGAAGCTTTGGCTATGGGTTGCGACGAAGCTTACCTTGTTTCCGCTAGAGAATTCGGTGGCTCCGATACATATGCTACATCCGGTATTTTGGCTGCAGCTTTAAAGAAAATCGGCTATGACTTGATTATCACAGGCCGTCAGGCTATCGATGGTGACACAGCTCAGGTTGGTCCTCAGATTGGTGAAAAATTGCAGGTTCCTCAGGTTTCTTATGTTGAAGAAGTTCAGGAAGCTACAGAAGAATATGTTGTTGTTAAGAGACAGTTTGAAGATGGTTACCACATCATCAAAATCAAAACTCCTTGCTTATTGACAGCAATCGCTGAATTGGCTACCCCTAGATACATGTCCGTAAAGGGTATCGTTGAAGCTTATGAAAAAGAAGTTAAAACTTTAGGTTTTGAAGATTTGAAAGCTGAACTTGAACTTGACATGATCGGTTTAAAGGGTTCCCCTACAAACGTATATCAGTCCTTCACAAAAGAAGTTAAGGGCGCTGGTACAATTCTGAAAGATCTGTCCGCAGAAGAGGCAGTTCAGGCTATTATCGACAAGTTGGAAGCTAAGTTTATCATCTAA
- a CDS encoding DUF6774 domain-containing protein: MENCPDIVAITLLACQISECLSDEELEILSADLSLLSDAITAILARRSQNDII; encoded by the coding sequence ATGGAAAACTGTCCTGATATTGTGGCAATTACATTGCTGGCTTGTCAAATATCCGAATGCCTTTCTGATGAGGAATTGGAAATATTAAGTGCAGATTTATCTTTATTAAGTGATGCCATCACTGCTATTTTGGCGCGCAGATCTCAAAATGATATTATATAA
- a CDS encoding acyl-CoA dehydrogenase family protein: MDFKLTKTQVLQQELFRKFAETEIKPIAKDMDESEEYDQGLVAKLQKAGMFGIPYSREYGGQGADVLTYTLAMEEVSKVDASTGITLSVHTSLCCPCINEFGTEAQKQEFLRPLVDGHKVGCFGLTEPGAGTDASGVRTEALKDGDDYIINGTKIFTTNSGFADTFIVFALTDKTLGPKGMSAFILDRTMPGITVGENIERMGIRAASNCEVAYENVRVPASRLLGKEGQGYKIAMTALAGGRIGIGAQSVGIAQGAIDEAMKYVKERKQFGKTINKFQNTQFKLAECQTKVDAARLMVWRAATAKDNHENFAPLAAMCKLFGSEVANEVTRVCVQLLGGYGYCREYPVERAMRDAKITEIYEGTSEAMKMIISGAMKV, translated from the coding sequence ATGGATTTCAAATTAACAAAAACTCAAGTGCTTCAGCAAGAGTTGTTCAGAAAATTTGCTGAAACAGAAATCAAACCCATAGCAAAGGATATGGACGAGTCTGAAGAATATGATCAGGGCCTCGTTGCAAAGCTGCAGAAGGCTGGTATGTTCGGTATTCCTTACTCCAGAGAATACGGCGGCCAGGGCGCAGATGTTCTTACATACACATTGGCTATGGAAGAAGTATCTAAAGTTGACGCATCCACAGGTATCACTCTTTCCGTTCATACATCTCTTTGCTGCCCTTGTATCAATGAATTCGGCACCGAAGCTCAGAAGCAGGAATTCTTAAGACCATTGGTTGATGGTCATAAAGTTGGTTGCTTTGGTTTGACAGAGCCCGGCGCTGGTACAGATGCTTCCGGTGTTCGTACAGAAGCACTCAAAGATGGCGATGACTATATCATCAATGGTACAAAGATCTTTACAACAAACTCCGGCTTTGCTGATACATTCATTGTATTTGCTTTGACAGACAAGACTTTGGGACCTAAAGGTATGTCCGCATTTATTTTGGATAGAACAATGCCTGGTATTACAGTAGGTGAAAATATTGAACGTATGGGTATCAGAGCTGCTTCCAACTGTGAAGTTGCTTACGAAAACGTAAGAGTACCCGCAAGCAGATTGCTTGGTAAAGAAGGACAGGGCTACAAAATCGCTATGACAGCTCTTGCTGGCGGTCGTATCGGTATCGGTGCTCAGTCTGTAGGTATCGCTCAGGGCGCTATCGACGAAGCAATGAAGTATGTTAAAGAAAGAAAGCAGTTTGGCAAAACAATCAACAAGTTCCAGAACACACAGTTCAAACTTGCTGAATGCCAGACAAAAGTTGATGCTGCTAGATTGATGGTTTGGAGAGCAGCAACAGCGAAAGACAATCATGAAAATTTTGCTCCTTTGGCAGCTATGTGCAAGCTGTTTGGCTCTGAAGTAGCTAACGAAGTAACTAGAGTATGTGTTCAGCTGCTTGGTGGCTACGGTTACTGCCGCGAATACCCTGTAGAAAGAGCTATGCGTGACGCTAAGATTACAGAAATTTACGAAGGTACATCCGAAGCAATGAAGATGATTATCTCCGGCGCAATGAAGGTTTGA
- a CDS encoding cysteine hydrolase family protein, which translates to MKENPTHSALIVIDMENGFIEPQSAHCIHGAQGTIPNCVKAISKARMIGIPIFFVKRIYRGDGSDVELSRFEKWKEGGRAMTPGSQGLCSAQAPEGLRPIAGDYTIIKPRWSAFFHTELDLILRRLNIKTVILIGTTTPNCIRTTAFDADSLEYNVVILEDCCSSQTEEIQRANIDDLRRMGAVIMDSPEFEKYGAENAPNLQLQVRTEMLRDNQDPEPFKENHSWTDLW; encoded by the coding sequence TTGAAGGAAAATCCAACACACTCTGCACTTATTGTTATAGATATGGAAAATGGATTCATTGAACCCCAAAGTGCCCATTGTATTCATGGAGCGCAGGGAACAATTCCTAATTGTGTGAAAGCAATTTCCAAGGCTCGAATGATTGGGATTCCAATATTTTTTGTAAAGCGGATTTACCGTGGCGACGGCAGCGATGTAGAGTTATCACGTTTTGAGAAATGGAAGGAAGGGGGGCGTGCAATGACACCCGGCTCACAAGGATTGTGCAGTGCCCAGGCCCCTGAGGGTCTAAGGCCGATCGCTGGAGATTATACCATCATCAAGCCCCGCTGGAGTGCTTTTTTTCATACAGAGCTGGATTTAATTCTACGCCGTTTGAATATAAAGACTGTAATTTTGATTGGTACTACAACACCGAATTGTATTCGCACCACTGCTTTTGATGCAGACTCTTTGGAGTACAATGTAGTTATCTTAGAAGATTGTTGCTCTTCCCAGACGGAGGAAATTCAAAGAGCCAATATAGATGATCTTCGGCGAATGGGTGCTGTGATTATGGACAGCCCAGAGTTTGAGAAATATGGAGCTGAGAATGCTCCTAATCTTCAATTACAGGTGCGCACAGAGATGTTGCGGGACAATCAAGATCCTGAGCCTTTCAAAGAAAATCACTCATGGACAGATTTATGGTGA
- a CDS encoding spore coat associated protein CotJA: MKEMCKNFVPSDCTSVGQKPKNMVSDYSVIIEESMELAQAYVPFQPYMEPMDKAQSLVCGTAFYDLVVPYCSGWHLYRFAKEV, translated from the coding sequence ATGAAGGAAATGTGTAAGAATTTCGTTCCCAGCGACTGTACCTCTGTTGGTCAAAAACCCAAAAACATGGTTTCCGATTATAGTGTTATCATTGAAGAATCCATGGAATTGGCACAGGCATACGTACCTTTTCAGCCTTATATGGAGCCCATGGATAAAGCTCAAAGCCTTGTATGCGGAACAGCTTTCTATGATTTAGTAGTACCATATTGTTCAGGTTGGCATCTATATCGCTTTGCAAAGGAGGTTTAA
- a CDS encoding aspartate kinase, with protein MLIVQKYGGSSVANAERVFNVAKRILKAKEAGNDVVVVLSAQGKTTDGLIAKAKEINPKASRREMDMLLVTGEQQSVALMAMAISALGGRAVSLNGVQVGIETTNTYSNARIRKIQTERIENELERGNIVLVTGFQGVSTHGDMTTLGRGGSDTSAVALAAALHADVCEIYTDVDGVYTADPRVVKDAQKLDEISYDEMLELASLGAKVLHCRSVEVAKKYNVKLSVLSSMTDAEGTEVKEECKMERMLVSGVAADKNVSRISIMGIKDEPGKAFEIFALMAREKVSVDIILQSTGHDGKQDISFTIGKDDLDIALKALEDNKDRLTAETILHDDSVAKLSIVGAGMATNPGVAAMFFEAMYDAGVNIHMISTSEIKITVLISETDIDTAMVAVHDKFKNASVNMRKN; from the coding sequence ATGTTAATTGTGCAAAAGTATGGCGGCAGTTCTGTTGCCAATGCAGAGAGAGTCTTTAATGTTGCCAAAAGAATTTTGAAGGCGAAAGAAGCGGGAAATGACGTAGTTGTTGTTTTGTCTGCACAGGGAAAAACAACAGATGGGTTGATTGCTAAAGCAAAGGAAATCAATCCCAAAGCAAGCAGAAGAGAAATGGATATGCTTCTGGTTACCGGTGAGCAACAATCTGTTGCTTTAATGGCAATGGCAATCAGCGCATTGGGTGGAAGAGCAGTATCTTTAAATGGCGTTCAGGTTGGGATTGAAACAACCAATACATACAGTAACGCAAGAATTCGTAAGATTCAAACAGAGCGTATTGAAAACGAGCTGGAGAGAGGAAATATTGTTCTTGTAACGGGATTTCAGGGAGTAAGTACCCATGGAGATATGACAACTTTAGGTAGAGGCGGCTCTGATACCTCTGCTGTTGCCTTAGCAGCGGCGTTACATGCGGATGTTTGCGAAATTTATACAGATGTCGATGGGGTATATACTGCGGATCCCAGAGTGGTAAAGGATGCGCAGAAACTTGATGAAATTAGCTATGACGAGATGTTGGAATTGGCATCTTTGGGGGCAAAAGTTCTGCATTGCCGTTCGGTTGAAGTGGCAAAGAAATACAATGTAAAGTTATCGGTGCTTTCAAGTATGACTGATGCAGAAGGTACAGAAGTGAAGGAGGAATGTAAGATGGAAAGAATGCTGGTTAGTGGTGTGGCGGCAGATAAAAATGTATCCAGAATTTCAATTATGGGAATCAAAGATGAACCTGGCAAGGCTTTTGAAATTTTTGCTTTGATGGCGAGAGAAAAGGTGAGTGTCGATATTATTTTACAATCAACGGGTCATGACGGTAAACAAGATATTTCTTTTACAATTGGCAAGGATGATTTAGATATTGCTTTAAAAGCATTAGAAGATAATAAAGATAGATTAACTGCTGAAACCATTCTTCACGATGATAGTGTTGCCAAGTTATCCATTGTTGGTGCAGGTATGGCGACTAACCCTGGTGTAGCAGCAATGTTCTTTGAGGCGATGTATGATGCAGGAGTGAACATTCACATGATTTCTACATCAGAAATTAAAATAACTGTATTGATTTCTGAAACAGATATTGATACTGCAATGGTGGCAGTGCACGATAAGTTTAAGAATGCTTCAGTTAATATGAGAAAGAACTGA
- a CDS encoding DUF4878 domain-containing protein, which yields MFKKSLAVIFTFVMAFSCISCGEKIDPPDKVVASYLDALKNGDLTSAKAFVNEENDEILSETEDESANTLIKSILKNLTYEVVSTDAKDTTATVKTSIKNIDMKTVMGEVFSELLSLAFSGLDAEALEAKQNEAFAKALETNKETIKETEVNIQLEKKETGWIIIPTEDLADGITGGLLSYADNLNSSFGGTPEEEKAN from the coding sequence ATGTTCAAAAAATCTTTAGCAGTTATTTTTACTTTCGTCATGGCGTTTAGCTGTATTAGTTGTGGAGAAAAAATTGATCCACCAGACAAAGTAGTAGCCAGTTACTTAGATGCTCTCAAAAATGGGGATCTTACATCTGCAAAAGCCTTCGTAAATGAAGAAAATGATGAAATTCTTTCAGAAACAGAGGATGAGTCAGCCAATACTCTAATTAAATCTATTTTAAAAAACCTTACCTATGAAGTAGTCTCTACAGATGCAAAAGATACAACGGCTACTGTCAAAACTTCCATTAAAAATATTGATATGAAAACCGTAATGGGAGAAGTATTCAGCGAACTGCTTTCTTTAGCATTCTCCGGTTTGGATGCAGAAGCACTTGAGGCAAAACAAAATGAAGCTTTTGCAAAAGCCCTTGAAACAAATAAAGAAACAATAAAAGAAACAGAGGTGAATATCCAATTAGAGAAAAAGGAAACAGGATGGATAATCATTCCTACTGAGGATCTTGCAGATGGCATTACCGGTGGACTTCTCTCCTATGCTGATAATCTGAACAGCTCTTTTGGCGGGACGCCCGAAGAAGAGAAAGCAAACTAA
- a CDS encoding recombinase family protein, whose protein sequence is MILAAAYIRVSTDEQMDYSPAVQLEEILSYAEKNGFQIPNAFIFKDEGISGRSAEKRPGFQEMIRQTRKKQNKIKYIIVHKYDRFARNKEDAVLYKALLKKDGVKVISVREPIPQDDKFAVIYESMLEAMAEYYSLNLSEEVKKTMVKKAHQGEYQAPPPFGYTMENKVLTPIPEEAAMIRFLFEAYALGKESMYSLSRHLNQMGFRTHRGGLFENRTVQYILNNPVYKGYSRWTPTGRTRRDFHNPDSVIAKGTWQPLVSEELWEAAAMRTAKEKRTHYSHKRPETEGKHWISSMIKCSACGCSLSISGNYKKKDAFHLQCGRYNHGQCHISHSLSSNRLFPALFESLQEVTIRNEGREKYHATRHKLEIDETEFIDQMVRKTKGRLAKAKEAYLAGIDSLEEYRKVKMETDTALERLNKKRTTLSQRQHQTLGNTSTYDKPLDIVSLLQDEEVSTEGKRAAFKAVVEKVVYNKPNDSLSLFLIDEE, encoded by the coding sequence ATGATTCTTGCTGCTGCTTACATACGTGTTTCCACAGATGAACAAATGGATTACTCACCCGCTGTACAGCTGGAAGAGATTCTTTCTTATGCTGAAAAAAATGGATTTCAAATACCAAATGCGTTTATTTTTAAAGATGAAGGAATATCAGGAAGAAGTGCAGAAAAACGACCCGGATTTCAAGAAATGATTCGTCAAACACGAAAAAAACAAAACAAAATCAAGTACATTATTGTACATAAGTATGACCGCTTTGCCAGAAATAAAGAGGATGCAGTCCTATATAAAGCCCTGTTAAAAAAAGACGGCGTAAAGGTAATCTCTGTGAGAGAACCCATCCCGCAAGATGATAAATTTGCAGTTATTTATGAGTCTATGCTAGAAGCAATGGCTGAATATTATTCATTGAATTTATCGGAAGAGGTAAAAAAAACCATGGTAAAAAAGGCCCATCAGGGAGAATACCAAGCACCCCCACCCTTCGGATATACCATGGAAAACAAGGTTTTAACCCCCATTCCCGAAGAAGCAGCTATGATCCGTTTTCTCTTTGAAGCTTACGCTTTGGGAAAAGAAAGTATGTATTCCCTCAGTCGGCATCTGAACCAAATGGGCTTTCGTACCCACCGTGGTGGCCTTTTCGAAAATAGAACAGTGCAATACATTTTAAATAATCCTGTTTATAAGGGTTATTCCCGCTGGACACCAACAGGGCGAACTCGTAGAGATTTTCATAATCCTGATAGCGTGATAGCAAAAGGTACTTGGCAGCCATTGGTTTCGGAAGAACTTTGGGAAGCTGCCGCAATGCGTACAGCAAAAGAAAAAAGAACCCACTATTCTCATAAGCGTCCGGAAACAGAAGGAAAGCATTGGATTAGCAGTATGATTAAATGCTCTGCCTGTGGCTGCAGCCTATCTATCTCGGGAAATTATAAAAAAAAGGATGCTTTCCACTTGCAATGTGGAAGGTATAACCATGGTCAGTGCCATATTTCCCATTCCCTATCTTCAAATCGTCTTTTTCCGGCACTCTTTGAATCACTGCAAGAAGTGACCATTAGAAACGAAGGAAGAGAGAAATATCATGCAACTAGGCATAAACTAGAAATTGATGAGACAGAATTCATTGATCAAATGGTTCGTAAAACAAAAGGAAGATTGGCAAAAGCAAAAGAAGCATACTTGGCAGGTATCGATTCCTTAGAAGAATACAGAAAAGTCAAAATGGAAACCGATACCGCATTGGAACGGCTGAATAAAAAGAGAACTACATTAAGTCAGCGGCAACACCAAACCTTAGGCAATACTTCTACCTACGATAAGCCCTTAGATATAGTCTCCTTGCTACAGGACGAAGAGGTGAGTACAGAGGGCAAAAGAGCGGCATTTAAAGCAGTCGTTGAAAAAGTAGTCTATAATAAACCCAACGACAGCTTATCACTATTTCTCATTGATGAAGAATGA
- a CDS encoding electron transfer flavoprotein subunit alpha/FixB family protein — protein sequence MSKGIFVVIEQRSGKVQNVGLELVGESTRLKEDLKDEVVAVLLGHEIEGQVDKLFHYGADKVILVDSPYLKEYVTEPYTKAITAIVNEYDPEIMLFGASSIGRDVAPRVASRVKTGLVADTTGLRMAKTEEEFAKEAAMGCEDPTRALLMTRPAFGGNIMATLMCPRTKPQMATVRPGVMKRIAKDTTRTGELIKFNVDFTDADMNVEILEVVKADKKAVDLTEAKLIVSGGRGIGGAQGFDLIRDVADALGAEVGSSRACVDAGWIEKDRQVGQTGKTVRPDLYMACGISGAIQHVAGMENSELVISINKNDTAPIFEVSDLGIVGDVKVILPKLADAVRKYKAAKANN from the coding sequence ATGAGTAAAGGTATTTTTGTAGTAATTGAACAGAGAAGCGGTAAAGTTCAGAACGTAGGTCTGGAACTTGTTGGCGAATCCACCAGATTGAAAGAAGACCTCAAGGATGAAGTAGTTGCAGTCCTGTTGGGTCATGAAATTGAAGGTCAGGTTGACAAACTTTTCCACTACGGTGCAGACAAGGTTATCCTTGTTGACAGCCCTTATTTGAAAGAGTATGTAACAGAGCCTTATACAAAAGCTATCACAGCAATCGTTAACGAATATGATCCCGAAATCATGCTGTTTGGTGCATCTTCCATCGGTCGTGACGTGGCTCCTCGTGTAGCTAGCCGTGTAAAAACAGGTTTGGTTGCAGATACAACAGGCTTGAGAATGGCAAAGACAGAAGAAGAATTCGCGAAGGAAGCAGCTATGGGCTGTGAAGATCCTACAAGAGCACTTCTTATGACTCGTCCTGCATTCGGTGGTAACATCATGGCAACATTGATGTGCCCTAGAACAAAACCTCAGATGGCAACAGTACGTCCTGGTGTTATGAAGAGAATTGCAAAAGACACAACAAGAACAGGCGAATTAATCAAATTCAACGTTGATTTTACTGACGCTGATATGAACGTTGAAATTCTTGAAGTTGTAAAGGCTGACAAGAAGGCTGTTGACTTGACAGAAGCAAAATTGATCGTATCCGGTGGCCGTGGTATCGGTGGTGCACAGGGCTTCGATTTAATCAGAGACGTAGCAGATGCATTGGGCGCAGAAGTTGGTTCTTCCAGAGCATGTGTTGACGCTGGTTGGATTGAAAAAGATCGTCAGGTTGGCCAGACAGGTAAGACAGTACGCCCTGACCTGTACATGGCTTGTGGTATTTCCGGTGCAATTCAGCACGTTGCAGGTATGGAGAACTCCGAATTGGTTATTTCCATCAACAAAAACGACACAGCTCCCATTTTCGAAGTTTCCGACTTGGGTATCGTTGGTGACGTTAAGGTTATCCTGCCTAAATTGGCTGATGCAGTCAGAAAATACAAAGCAGCAAAGGCTAACAACTAA
- a CDS encoding spore coat protein CotJB has protein sequence MTQDDMLTKLMELDFISLDLGLFLNTHPDHTEAIDTYNQVITAADALRLKYEEKFGPLCSFRSYAVDTKNWQWKDNPWPWQKEANVSFAGKECM, from the coding sequence ATGACACAAGATGATATGTTGACAAAATTGATGGAGTTAGATTTTATCTCTCTTGACCTAGGTCTATTTTTGAACACCCACCCAGATCATACTGAGGCAATTGATACGTATAACCAGGTCATTACCGCTGCAGATGCCCTTCGTCTAAAATATGAAGAAAAATTTGGCCCTCTTTGCTCCTTCCGCAGCTATGCCGTTGATACGAAAAATTGGCAATGGAAAGATAATCCTTGGCCTTGGCAGAAAGAAGCTAACGTTTCTTTTGCAGGAAAGGAGTGTATGTAA
- a CDS encoding manganese catalase family protein, whose product MWIYEKKLEFPIKIKKPDARLAKIMLEQYGGPYSMRIYVHTLIPCLETFCFDPPKIKGLYHK is encoded by the coding sequence ATGTGGATTTATGAAAAAAAACTGGAATTTCCAATTAAAATTAAAAAACCAGATGCTCGTTTAGCTAAAATCATGTTGGAACAATATGGTGGCCCATACTCCATGAGGATATATGTCCATACGTTGATACCTTGCCTTGAAACATTTTGCTTTGATCCGCCAAAAATAAAGGGCTTATATCATAAATAA
- a CDS encoding biotin transporter BioY: MRTKELATISLMTAIICILAPISIPIPFSPVALTLCTFALYLSAYVLKPKQAIAATALYLFIGSIGIPVFSGYTAGFAKFAGPGGGYLVGYLFLVAISAYFVRKFPDSPTLQMMGALLGTLATYSIGTFWLSKVTNASFLSTLPMGAFVFIPLDIVKIFLSCILGRKIQYYLKS, from the coding sequence ATGAGAACAAAAGAATTAGCAACAATCTCACTTATGACCGCAATCATTTGTATTTTAGCCCCTATCAGCATTCCAATCCCTTTTAGTCCAGTGGCGCTAACGCTATGTACCTTTGCTCTTTATTTGTCTGCCTATGTTTTGAAGCCAAAACAGGCAATTGCAGCAACTGCCTTGTATTTATTTATTGGTTCCATTGGCATTCCGGTATTTTCCGGATACACCGCTGGTTTTGCTAAATTTGCAGGCCCCGGCGGCGGCTATTTGGTGGGATATCTTTTTTTAGTTGCCATCAGCGCCTATTTTGTAAGAAAGTTTCCCGACTCCCCTACACTGCAAATGATGGGGGCTTTGCTGGGCACCCTAGCTACCTATTCCATCGGAACTTTTTGGTTATCAAAAGTAACAAACGCCTCTTTTCTTTCAACATTACCCATGGGAGCCTTTGTTTTCATCCCTTTGGATATTGTTAAGATTTTCCTTTCTTGTATTCTGGGGCGGAAAATACAATACTATCTTAAATCATAA
- a CDS encoding manganese catalase family protein, whose amino-acid sequence MKNDTLLEYGGPDGELAASLRYLSQKFTMVTPEAKATLNDIATEEFAHAEMMATIFHQLTQGLTKEQIIDSGLDAYYVNHGLGIYPASAAGVPFSACVLQSKGDPITDLYEDMAAEQKARSTYEYLIDLTDDPDVLAPLRFLREREVVHFQRFGEALDIARDYLNQQHYFFMNKYGCDD is encoded by the coding sequence ATGAAGAATGATACCCTATTGGAGTATGGTGGACCTGATGGCGAACTAGCTGCAAGTTTACGTTATCTCAGCCAGAAATTCACCATGGTCACTCCCGAGGCAAAAGCTACCTTGAATGACATTGCTACGGAAGAATTTGCTCATGCAGAAATGATGGCAACCATCTTCCATCAATTAACCCAAGGTCTAACTAAGGAACAAATTATCGACTCCGGTCTCGATGCATATTATGTAAATCATGGTTTGGGCATTTATCCTGCATCCGCAGCTGGTGTCCCCTTTAGTGCATGTGTATTGCAATCAAAAGGAGATCCCATCACAGATTTATATGAAGACATGGCAGCAGAACAAAAAGCCCGCAGCACCTATGAATATCTTATTGATTTAACCGATGACCCTGACGTACTGGCACCCCTTCGCTTCTTGCGTGAACGTGAAGTTGTTCACTTCCAGCGTTTTGGCGAAGCTTTGGATATTGCCCGTGATTATTTGAATCAGCAACACTATTTCTTTATGAATAAATATGGCTGTGACGATTAA
- a CDS encoding GTP pyrophosphokinase produces the protein MELDYDAKMLSIQPEIIIREAKPFMELMMECKCALMEVETKLNVLNAEFALKYNRNPFESIKSRIKSPMSIVEKLKRKGYPLTVESMERNLFDIAGIRVICSFVDDIYAIAALLVQQDDITLLEAKDYIKSPKENGYRSLHLILEVPVFLAEKKKPMKVEVQFRTIAMDFWASLEHKLKYKKDISDAKEIFEELQECADIISNMDLRMQEIRNRIEEREDTNP, from the coding sequence ATGGAGCTGGATTATGATGCGAAAATGTTATCCATACAACCGGAAATAATTATAAGGGAAGCAAAACCTTTTATGGAATTGATGATGGAGTGCAAATGTGCTCTGATGGAAGTGGAGACAAAGCTAAATGTTTTGAACGCCGAGTTTGCTTTAAAATACAATAGAAATCCTTTTGAGTCCATTAAATCAAGAATAAAAAGCCCTATGAGTATTGTTGAGAAGTTGAAAAGAAAGGGTTATCCCCTTACTGTAGAAAGTATGGAGAGAAACCTATTTGATATTGCAGGGATACGGGTAATTTGCTCCTTTGTAGATGATATTTATGCCATTGCTGCATTGTTGGTGCAACAGGATGACATTACATTATTAGAAGCAAAGGATTATATAAAGAGCCCTAAGGAGAACGGGTACCGTAGCTTACATCTTATTCTGGAGGTTCCTGTTTTCTTGGCAGAAAAGAAAAAACCTATGAAAGTGGAAGTGCAGTTTCGTACCATTGCCATGGATTTTTGGGCAAGTTTGGAGCATAAGTTAAAATATAAGAAGGATATTTCCGATGCAAAAGAGATTTTTGAAGAATTGCAGGAGTGTGCTGATATTATTAGTAATATGGATTTGAGAATGCAAGAAATTCGAAACCGAATTGAAGAAAGAGAGGATACAAACCCATAA